One segment of Oscillospiraceae bacterium MB08-C2-2 DNA contains the following:
- a CDS encoding helix-turn-helix domain-containing protein, protein MQKGFVKISNSIFEYGLTSSELLVYCYLSSKCWLLPYVTIKQSTIAAAVGLSRNTIMDALSGLNEKGLVTKRQRYYCGYRVSNSYCIRRPSGGWFKLPKAIFSLQINKSDFAVYLYILRCANTKGLGFPSASTIAAGCGISEPRIRMAIKSLSRLCLLHKKRYLKLCGAFGCNNFRVLSFWERQALLTLYRKSKRQSIAEKLWAAFFSFQRRVVVPITAPKNSSVVWLFYAKPGRAVFLRI, encoded by the coding sequence ATGCAAAAAGGCTTTGTAAAGATCAGTAATAGTATCTTTGAATACGGCTTGACCAGCTCCGAGCTGCTGGTGTATTGTTATCTCTCCAGCAAATGCTGGCTGCTCCCTTATGTAACCATCAAGCAAAGCACCATTGCAGCGGCTGTAGGCCTCTCTCGCAATACGATCATGGATGCGCTGTCCGGATTGAATGAAAAGGGACTGGTAACAAAGCGGCAGCGGTATTATTGTGGATACCGTGTATCCAACAGCTATTGTATTCGTCGACCATCAGGCGGCTGGTTCAAGCTCCCAAAGGCCATATTTAGCCTCCAAATTAATAAAAGTGATTTTGCCGTGTACCTGTACATACTGCGCTGTGCAAATACCAAAGGCTTAGGCTTCCCTTCCGCCAGTACCATAGCGGCAGGATGCGGTATTTCAGAGCCAAGAATCCGCATGGCCATCAAAAGCCTGTCTAGGTTATGCCTACTTCATAAAAAGCGCTATTTGAAGCTCTGTGGGGCTTTTGGATGCAACAATTTCCGTGTACTATCCTTTTGGGAGCGGCAGGCACTCTTAACCCTTTACCGCAAAAGTAAAAGACAGTCCATAGCAGAAAAGCTGTGGGCTGCCTTTTTTTCTTTTCAGCGCAGGGTGGTTGTACCGATTACAGCACCGAAAAATAGCAGCGTCGTCTGGCTCTTTTATGCAAAACCGGGCAGGGCTGTTTTTTTAAGAATTTAG